Within the Canis lupus familiaris isolate Mischka breed German Shepherd chromosome 26, alternate assembly UU_Cfam_GSD_1.0, whole genome shotgun sequence genome, the region AGTCAGGGGCCCCAGTGTGCCTGCCAGTGAGTGGCCCACAGGCAGGAAGGGGACTCAGACTAGGCCCATGCATGCCCTTCTTTGGGAACTTCAGATACCCTGAGAAGGAGAGGCTGATCCTTttccagacagacagacagggagaTGGCCAAAGGAGAGATCTGGTACTGAAGTACCAGATTCCCCTGGCTGGGGGGAGTGGGCGGCGAGGGTCACTGGAGAAGACCTCTGAGGGAGGAGCGGATTTACCAGACATGGAGAGCATATAGTTCCGAGATCCAGGCTGGGGAGCTAGGCCCACCAGGTGAGAACACAGAGccaagagaaggcagagaggaggagcccTGGCACTAAAGTTGGGGCCTTGCTCTGGAGAGAACACCGAGGGTGCAAGGGTGCGGCGGGACGATCATTTGCTAAAGACATAAGGGTGCGTGATTTGTGAATCCATGTGGCCAGTTCAGTAGGAACGCTGCCAGCTTGGACGGAGGGGGACAGAAATGAAGTGAAATGAAGGGGAGTGAAATGAAGGAAGGCTGCTGGGCTTCTGTGACAATGGCCGACAGAGCTATCCAACTGCAAACTTGGGTTAGCCTTCAAGAAGAGGGAagggggggtacctgggtggctcagcgattgagcatctgcctttggctcaggtcaggatcccagggtcctgggatggaatcctgtatcgggctccctgcatggagcctgcttctccctctgcctatgtctctgcctctctctctgtgtttctcatgaataaataaattgtcttaaaaaaagaaaagaaaagaaaagaaaagaaaagaaaagaaaagaaaagaaaagaaaagaaaaggaaagaaaagaaaagaaaagaagaaaagaaaagaaaagaagaaaagaaaagaaaagaaaagaaaagaaaagaaaagaaaagaaaagaaaggaaagaaaagagaagggaagagtgaCCCAGAAGGAGGTTCAGAGGCCAGTAGGGCTGCCCTGCCACTAGTGGGCCTGGAGTGGGGCAGTGCAGGTGGGAGTTGAGCTTCATCCTCCCTGGTTCCAGAGTGTGGGGCCACCACCCTATGGGCCCAGGGGACAGAGCATGGAGCCAAAAGGATGATTCTCAAGCCTTAAAATCTAAAGTGATTTACCCTGCTGGGTTCCAGACTTGCTTGGAATGTATGAGATTCTCCCCCCTTCCTATTTCTGTTTGGGAATGGGAATATCCACCCTGTGCATGTTCCTccattgcatatatttttttaagattttacttatttatttgacagaaagagagagagagcacaagcaggaggagaggcagagggagaagcaggcttcccatcaAGCAGGGaactggacatggggcttgatcccaggactgtgggatcagaacttgagcagaaggcagacacccaactgactgagccaccgaggtgcccctccttgtattttttttattatcattttaaagtaatttctacaatacccaacatggggcttgaactcaagaccctgagatcaagagtcacatgcttcaccacCTGAGTCAACCCAGCGCCCCTCCCCATAGTATTTTGGAAGCAGGACAACTCCTTATCTGGTTTCAGAGGTTCACAGAGAGAGTGGAACTTTGCCCCAGGATGAATCATACCCTGGGAACGCCTgggagctcagcggttgaggatctgcctttggctcaggatgtggtccggggtcctgggatcaagtctcacattgggctccctgcatagagcctgcttctccttctgcctgtgtctctgcctctctctgtgtgtgtgtgtctctcatgaataaataaacaaaattatttttaaaaaaatcatggggatccctgggtggctcagcggtttagctcctgcctttggcccagagcgtgatcctggagtccagggatcgagtcccacgttgggctccctgcatggggcctgcttctccctctacctgtgtctctgcctctctctctgtgtgtcgcatgaataaataaataaaatcttaaaaaaaaaaaaaagacaatacatttctgttgttctaagtcATTCAGTCGGTGATAATTTGTGACCACAGCCCTAGGAAAATaatccaggccctgggccagcagAGGTCCTGTGGTCCACTTAGACGACATACTTCAAAATTATGACATCACCTCTGAAACAGTCTGAAAAACAGTCAACCTCAAATCTTACCAAACTTCTACTTCCAATGACCAATTTACAGGAAACGAAAGGACAGGAAAACCATGTAAACATGACACCATAAGAATACAATCAGCAAAAACTCAGATTGTGGGAAATTCCACAAGAGGAAGGACTCGGATTCTTCAACCACAGCAAAAATGCAAAGgcaaggggtgcctggcaggttcagttggctgagcatgtccctcttgatctcagggtcctgtagGTATGGAGACTATAAAAAAAATGCCAAGGCAAGAGAGGTGGGTCATGGAAGGGGCTATAGAAGGAAAGAGACCCAAGAGACAGATCACCAGTTGCAATACTTGGCAGTTTTTTGGAGTGGGATTGAAATGCACGAGCTACAAGCTATATATGagatagagacttttttttttatagactttttttatataagtaattttcttttctttttttaaaaatattttatttatgtttttgacacaaagagaacacaagcagaggagcaggagagggagaagcagtctacctgctgagcagggagcccaattcagggctcaatcccaggaccctgagattatgacctgagctgaaggcaaacacttaactgactgagccacccagggcccctaaTCAAAGACTTTTGAACAAGATAATGCTTGAAATCCAGGCGTTATTGTTAATTTTACAAGGTGTCATCATGGTATTGtggtgatgcttttttttttttaagattttatttatttattcatgagggacacagagagagacagagacacaggcagagggagaaccaggctccatgcagggagcccgaagtgggactcgatcccaagacccctgtgtcatgacctgagccaaaggcagaccaaccactgagccacccaggcatcacaatgatgcttaaaaatatttatttgtttgtttgtttgtttgtttttttgagagagagtgtgtgcgagcaggcagggaggggcagagggagagggagagagagaatcccaagcagactccatactagtgcagagcccgaggtggggctcaatcttacaaccttgagattatgttctgagctaaaatcaagaggcagacacttaacctactgagccacccaggtgcccctgatgtttgtttgtttgttttcaaagagCCCTTATCTCTTAAAAGTATTTTCCTAAACGTTTATGGATGAAACGATGGGTGGTTGGCAGACAGGGGAATAGAGCGGGTTACAGGTGATGTAAAATGGGCTCCCCAAGTGGACCAATGTTGGAATTGGGTGATGGGTACCATGTGGAGTTTGTTATACTCCTCATTAATTAGTTTATTCtactttgatatatatatatttttttcatagtaaataaaaaataagcactaGCATGAATCTCCTAGGAGGAGCAGAGATAGATGGTGGGAGTGGGGACCTCTGGGGAAGACTTACCTTTCAGATAAGATAAATTTTCCATCTTTGAGGCTGGGTAGCTTCTTCAGGGGGTTGATCTCTATGTATTCCTTGCTGTGGTGGTGACCTGAGAGGGACAGGAAAGGTCTGAGGGTGCTGGGACTCCAGGGAAGAGAGAACCAGGTCTCCCAGAGGCAGAAATGCCTTCCTCCCTATTTTCTCTAGGAGGAAAAACAGTCCCAGAGGAATACCATGGCTAACTTCAGGTCCAAGGGCCAGTCAGTGACAAAACAGGGATTAGGATCAAGACTCCTGACCCCATCCCAGGCTCGGTGACCAGGACACCCCGTTGGCTCACAGGAGTCAGAGCCCTCCAGCCCCCACTCCCAGCTCTGGGCCTGAAGCCACAGCCCATGAATCAGCAGAACCGCTGGAGGCCCGGGTCCCACCCCCACTCCTATAGATCCCTCTAAAAGGGGCgaggcagccaggagccccagccGCAGCACACAGCTGGAATCCAAGAGAGAACCTCTCAAGGGCAATCAGTCTATGgggagttttgttttattgttgtgttttgggtttttatcTCCTCAAGGTCActactttacatttttaacattttaaaatttaaattcaattaattaatgtattatatattattagtttcagaggtagaggtcagtgattcatcagtattacataacacccagtgcttatcacatcacgggccttccttagtgcccatcacccagttatcccatcccccaccgCCTGcctcccttccagtgaccctcagttttgtttcctatgatttagagtctcttacggtttgtctccttctctgatttctttttttttttttttaattttatttatttattcatgagagacacacacagagagagaggcagagacacagacagggggagaagcaggctccatgcagggagcccgatgcgggacttgatctggggactccaggatcacgacctgagccaaaggcagatgcacaacccctgagccacccaggcatccctccctctctgatttcatcttgttttttttttttttttcctcttgtcctctatgatcctctgttttgtttcttttttgttttctgttttgtttcttaaattccacatatgagtgagatcatatgataattctttctctgattgacttatttcgctcagcctaataccctctactccatccatgtcattgcaaatgggaagacttcatttttttgatagctgagtgatattccattgtatatatatagcacatcttctttatcctttacCTGTTGACGGACATCTGTgccctttccatagtttggctattgcggagaTTGCTGCTATatacattggggtgcaggtggcccttcagatcactacatttgtatctttgaggtaaatacctactagtagaattgctgggtcatagagtagctcaattttcaactttttaaggaaacttgttttgttttaagtaagctctgctCAACGTGGACTTGAactcagtttttcttatttttcttttttaaagtaacctctctGCTCAACATTAGCctcaactcacaaccctgagatcaaaagtccaCACActagcaactgagccagccaagtgtcccaaTCTATTGGGAGTTTTAACCCTTCCGCAGCCAGCTGCCTCCAGTTGGAAACATTTCTGGTCTGGGTTCCCACCTCATTTCAGAGCGCCTGGTCTCCTCCACTATGTTCTAGAGACTTCTGCTTCTGCAACCTGAGCCTTTACGAATCCCCTCGATGCTTGGGATAGCATTGGAGGCCAGCACCCTGCACCTCACTCAGGGTCTGTGTTACCCTAAGCAGGTATGGACCAAAGCAATGGTCTTGACTCAGGTTTGGATGACCACACACTTCTGCGACCTTTGTCAACTGATCAGAGGTGCTCCAGCTAACAAGATGTTACCCTCTCGCGAGAAAAAGCCAAACGCACTGGATGGGAGACCAGAGGACACTCGGCAGCTCTGCCTTCCACTTTACCTTATAAGAGTCTGTTCCTTCCGTTGGGAAACATTTCTTCCCCTGTGGACTTAAGGAGGTGGAGTCTCCTCTGCATCTCAGCTTAGAGACACCCTGACCCTGTGCCCTGCCCCGCTCCAGGGCCAGACCTATGCAGGGCAGCAGGAGGTGCCTACCTTTCAGCAGATCCACAAACTGGAAGTCAAAGGGGATGCTGTTCTTCTTGGCAAAGATATAGACAGCACGGCAGGATGCTGACAGGAGGTCCAGATAGAGCTCCAGGCCCATGTTGAGACACACGTTGGGCACCCCCACCAGCCACAGCTGCCACACTCTGAACCTGGGCCTAGATGCAACCTAaacccctggccctggccctggccctgtgcCTATCAACCTTCTCCAACCCAAGCCCAGAACCCCACATTCTAGAACTTCTTGTTTCACTTGGTATTGTCATGGGGCCAGGAAGCCAGGAATTCTCACAGCAGCAGGGGTTCTGGGAAGACTCAGGAGTAGActagaggggcagcccgggtggcccagcggtttagcgccgccttcagcccagggcctgatcccggagaccctggtTCAAGTCCAACTTgagctctctgcgtggagcctgcttcttcctctgcctgtgtctctgcctctctgtgtctcttgtgaataaataaataaaattaaaaaaaaaaaaaaaaaaggagtagacTAGAGAGAGGTCCCTGGCTTAGGGACAGGAGGCATGGGccacctgcagccctgccctACCCCTCCCTCTTGGTGCATGTGCATGCCTGCGGCCTGTGTAAGAAGGACTTACACATGGGAATTCTCAGGGCCAGAACTTCATTGCAGAATGCAACCCAAGGGGCTCTGCAGGGTCCAGAATGAGGATGGGGCAATGAGAACCAACCACGGAGGGTTTCAGAAGTAGGGATTGGGGGTAGGTATAGGTCAGTCTAGCCTAGACTGTAGCAAGGAAAGCATTGAACAGGAGCCTGGGGAACAGCCAGGGCACTGCGGACAATGCCACCATGCAGAGAAGCCCAGAAACTTCTGGCCTGGCTTGGCACTGGCAGTGGCAAGTGGAACTCAGCACCTGGCAACTCTGGAGGGTAACTGGACACTCGGGGAGGCCTTGGGGCTGCTCACTCTCAGCTGTGTCATCACGGAAGATCTCTTGGCCCTCTAGATTCTGCTCAGAAGTGGGGCTAAATGAGGCCGGAGACAAGCAGAGGACACACAGCACGTTTATTGCGGGCAGGAGAGCGCAGGGGAGCAGGCCCCGTTGTCGCATCCCTCTCAGCCGAGCCTCTCCAGCAGCCGATGCACCAGCTCCTGGGCCAGCTTGGGGTCACGCTGGGCGTCTCGGGGGTCCCGAGGCTGTAGCACAAGCTTGTGGGCCTCCTGGACGAGCTCAGGGCCCAGAGCTGCCTCCACTCGGGCTCGCCATGCTGCCAGCCGGGGCCAGTCTCGGAAGAGGTCACAGCCAACGGCAGTAGGCTGGGGAGACAGGGTAGCCGGAGCAGGGGGCTCAGCCCAGGACCCAGAGTCCCCCTCAGGGGGCAAGCAGGCAAGAGAGGCTCACCTGCATCAGCTCCGTGAATGCCATCAGATCTGCCAGGGAGACCTGCTCGGTGGCCAGGAAGGGCTTGGCAGCCAGGACCTCCTGATCCAGGTGCTGCAGAGCTGGTCTCAGCTTGCCCATCAGCCGATCTAGCCGCTCCTGGTCCACAGGCTGACCCGAGAAATGGGGCAGGAGGGACTGGGCCGGGGACAATAAGAGGCAGCTTACCCCGGGCTCCTCCGAATGTCCCAGGCACCTGGCCATCCCTCCTTGGCCACCAGCCCTCCCTCCTAGCGACACCCCCGGGCTCTGTATTCAGAAGGATTCTGAGGAGTGGATCAGACACAGGAGAAGAAGCCTGTGATCACGGATGCCCACTTGGGATGGGGTGGGCGGCTTGTATGCCCACCGGTTCCTTCCGGCCTGGGGGCTCCAGCTCCTGCCCAGGCCCGCACGGTAGGGCAGGGCGGCTCACCTTGCACAGGTAGACATTGGTAGCAGGCAGCTGGACGGCGGTGTGTTGCCACGCCAGGTACTCGTCCACACGGGCCCGGGCCTGCAGCTCAGGAGGGTACCAGTGCTCCGCCGTCTGGTACTTGCGGCTCAAGTAGAGAAGGATGGCCACGCTGTGgacccggggggtggggggtggggggcgtcaGAGATCTCCCACCCTCAGCTCCAGGCAGGCTCCCACAAGCAGGGTGATTTGACAGCGTTTCTCTCCAAGGCCACCTCCAGGGGAGGAAGTCCCCATCCCCTCATCCGCAACCCCCATCCCCCTCCAGTTGCCCCCCCCAACTGCTCCATTCCTCATATGCTCCCCCCGTCAGCCCACATTGCCACCCCCCTCCCTACCATTACCCCAGCCAGCTCTCTGCCTCCAGGCCCAGCTCGCTGGCATCAGGGTCTTACTGAGCAGGAAGGGGGGGGAAGGCGGCCTGCCATGGATGCCCTGCCCAAGGGGTCTCCAAGTTCCCTCCCAGGCCATTGCCTGGAGCCTGgaggaggggatggaggaggacCCCCTTTCTTGGTTCCCCGCCCCCAACCCTGGGCTTCTGGTACTTCGAGACCAGTTTCTGTTCTCAGGCAAGTTCCAGGAGGGGGGGGTGTCATGTGactcccccattttacagaggagaaaccTGGGGCATGGAGTTCTGTGACCTGTCCAGGCCGAGAGCAAGGATGCGAGGAGCTGGGATTCACAGCCCAGGGCAAATCGGGGGCTCTCAGGTCCCTGGCCCCTGTGGCTGCAAGGCCAGGTCTGCGACATCTGGGGAGGGCCAGCCTCGAGCTTGGGTCTTCCTGACTGGCTCCAGCCCCTTAGTCCAGCCCCCTGCCTCCAAGCTGGGTGAGCTAAAAGGAGGAAGTGGGGGCCTCAGGTTTCtgctttcctccctcctgctcccccagccctgaGGCCTCTGCAGACCCCAGGACCCCATTACCTCTCCGCCAGCAGGAAGTCCCCATCTCTGAGGGCAGGTACCTTCCCCAGAGGGTTCACCTTCAGGAATTCAGGCTTCAGGTGCTCCCCTGAGGGGTGGAGACCATGAGTGGCTCAGCAAGAGTTCGGGCCCCTGGACACCCCCT harbors:
- the LOC119877610 gene encoding glutathione S-transferase theta-1-like; this translates as MPPELFLDLYSPPCRAIYIFALKNGIPFQLRPVELGRGEHLKPEFLKVNPLGKVPALRDGDFLLAESVAILLYLSRKYQTAEHWYPPELQARARVDEYLAWQHTAVQLPATNVYLCKSLLPHFSGQPVDQERLDRLMGKLRPALQHLDQEVLAAKPFLATEQVSLADLMAFTELMQPTAVGCDLFRDWPRLAAWRARVEAALGPELVQEAHKLVLQPRDPRDAQRDPKLAQELVHRLLERLG